Within Candidatus Zixiibacteriota bacterium, the genomic segment AAGCGAGATACTCTCCAGGAATTTACCCAGAAACTGCACTTTCCGTTTGACCAGATATAGTTCATAGACCTCGCGAGAATTGCGGATCTCAGAACGGGTGGACCAGTTGAAGACAACGTCGATCGGCATGATCTTTTTCACTTCCGGTAGTTCCAACCACCGGTTGACAAGTTCACGATCCTGTTTGGCAATTACATAGACTGGCCAGCTGGTACCGGTGCGATCCCGTCTCAGTACGTCAATAACTCTCGAAGTGAGAGGTTTTTCGTTCTTATCGAGGCCAAACTCCTCGTCAAAGGCAAAGGGGTCATCGGTAGTGGCGCTCACCGAGTCGCCCATGAGTTCTGCAAGGATGTCATCCTCGGTGGTTTCCGCTGAATCGGCCGCAGCCGTTTCTGTTTCAGTCTCTGTTGGTTCCGTTGGCTGAAGCGTATCGGCTCCGGTGCGGACCAATTCATAGGCGTGGATAACAGAATCCAGCTTGGTCATCAGCAGATTGGCATTATCGATTGTCTCCAACAGCTTGAACTCAAGCAAAGCCGTTTGGCCGATAAGCTCTTCGGCCCGGTCGGCGTCGGTGTAGCCGGGAAGGTCAACGATGATGCGATCAGAGCCTTGTTTCAGTATTACCGGCTCGGCAACACCGAGTCCATCCACACGGTTGCGGATGATCTGGATAGCCCGTTCGACGGCATCTTCTTTGGCAGCGGGGTCAAGTTCTTCCATCTTGACCCGCAGTACAACGTGGATTCCACCTTGCAGGTCGAGACCGAGTCGGATGGCTTTTTGTTGCAGACGCAGCAATTCGCCCGGGTTGTTTTCTTGCATCTCGGCTTTTTCGTCGGCGCTCATCGTCCACAGATTGAACGTGTGCCAGAAAGCCACACAGGACAGGATGATGAGCACGGCGGTCAGGCCGATACGCCAGTTGTGTTTGGACATAGACATTCCTTTTGGTCTATCTTGAGTGACAGTTACTTAGTTTTCGTAATCTACAGAACCCGGATTGTCAGAAGACAGAATCGGGTCTTGGAAAGGAAGGACTGGACTTCAGCCGGTACCGGAAGGTTTGGCGCCGACCAGCGTATGCTGCCGAGCGAGGT encodes:
- the secD gene encoding protein translocase subunit SecD; translated protein: MSKHNWRIGLTAVLIILSCVAFWHTFNLWTMSADEKAEMQENNPGELLRLQQKAIRLGLDLQGGIHVVLRVKMEELDPAAKEDAVERAIQIIRNRVDGLGVAEPVILKQGSDRIIVDLPGYTDADRAEELIGQTALLEFKLLETIDNANLLMTKLDSVIHAYELVRTGADTLQPTEPTETETETAAADSAETTEDDILAELMGDSVSATTDDPFAFDEEFGLDKNEKPLTSRVIDVLRRDRTGTSWPVYVIAKQDRELVNRWLELPEVKKIMPIDVVFNWSTRSEIRNSREVYELYLVKRKVQFLGKFLESISLGQDSYGGFTVDFQLSGDGAARFAQLTGANIDKPLAIVIDNKVESAPFINSKIRRNGQITMGGSATMKDVRNLEIVLKAGALPAPVEIIEKNVVGATLGADSIKKGFYACLLGLLIVMVYIGVYYRLSGLIADIGLVFNIFFLLSILAALGATLTMPGIAGIILTIGISVDANILIFERIREELRTGKTVRASIDAGYDRAFVAIFDSHVTTLITAGALFLLGSGPIKGFAVTLFWGVLISLYTAYIITRQVFNIRKAYKSLSI